One window of the Falco biarmicus isolate bFalBia1 chromosome 2, bFalBia1.pri, whole genome shotgun sequence genome contains the following:
- the LOC130144683 gene encoding OX-2 membrane glycoprotein-like, producing MKRMFLSKMTFQALVLCLAFAGLGEANVVPQAEHRYVKAGDNVTLGCSLTGPQDVLQVTWQKVSEKSRDNVATYSTIKGLKILQPYQDRMNFTSLVLNETNITFWDARMDDSGCYVCIFNIFPDGSFSGHTCLTVFGLNASVHYNISEGHLIAICNAVGLPEPTITWNNLFNSTPAQETVRHTNGIVSITSKLEIHDAQSIDAKNLTCTVSNTKEKMELPVKIQGEGSWLLWLTVTVGILIVLVVLILVMLCWRKRICRRG from the exons ATGAAACGGATGTTCCTTTCCAAAATGACTTTCCAAGCTCTGGTTTTGTGTCTGGCTTTTGCAGGACTTGGAGAGGCAAATG TGGTTCCTCAGGCTGAACACAGATATGTGAAGGCGGGCGACAACGTGACTCTTGGCTGTTCCTTGACAGGACCCCAAGATGTTCTGCAAGTGACATGGCAAAAGGTCTCTGAAAAATCCCGCGATAACGTAGCTACATACAGTACCATAAAAGGATTGAAGATTCTCCAACCCTATCAGGACCGAATGAACTTCACGAGTCTGGTACTCAATGAGACAAACATCACTTTTTGGGATGCTAGAATGGATGATTCAGGGTGTTACGTGTGTATCTTCAATATTTTTCCTGACGGCTCCTTCTCGGGACATACCTGCCTGACTGTCTTTG GTCTCAATGCATCTGTCCATTACAACATTTCCGAAGGTCATTTGATAGCCATCTGTAATGCTGTTGGCCTCCCAGAGCCCACCATCACCTGGAACAACTTGTTCAATTCTACTCCTGCACAGGAGACAGTCAGGCACACCAATGGGATTGTGTCCATCACCAGTAAACTGGAAATCCACGACGCTCAGAGCATTGATGCAAAGAACTTGACCTGCACAGTAAGCAACACgaaggaaaaaatggaattgCCTGTGAAAATACAAGGAG aagGATCCTGGTTGCTATGGCTGACAGTTACTGTGGGGATTTTAATTGTCCTCGTAGTTCTGATTTTGGTCatgctgtgctggaggaagaggatATGCAGGAGGGGTTGA